A single Ketogulonicigenium vulgare WSH-001 DNA region contains:
- a CDS encoding MFS transporter, translating into MRIGIICLLLAYGLSQFYRAFLAVLTPYLGAEIGTTPETLATASSLWFVAFAALQIPVGIALDKIGPRRTTALLFGLGTGGGAAIFALATQPWHITVAMTLIGAGCAPVLVSSYYIFARIYSPAVFATLAGAVIAIGSFGNISSSYPLAWALGFLGWRETVWCLAALSVLTAALIQWRVVDPPRVEGSTGSLRDVMAIRSLWPIYALLFVSYAPVAAISGLWVGPYTHDIFGLDAAGIGASALVIGVSIAVGSLLYGPAERLLRSRKFVAMGGSAIMAVALLVLSATAGQSLALSIVLFACVGFFGANFPVLMAHGRGFLPPHLTGRGVTFMNLFSIGGVGILQFTSGRVFGAIPPQPATAPYAGIFLMFGLIVAVGVAIYAFSREGARNI; encoded by the coding sequence ATGCGTATCGGGATTATCTGCCTGCTGCTGGCCTATGGCCTGTCGCAATTCTATCGTGCGTTTTTGGCGGTTCTGACGCCCTATCTGGGGGCCGAGATCGGCACGACACCCGAGACGCTCGCCACGGCCTCTAGCCTGTGGTTCGTGGCCTTTGCCGCGCTGCAAATCCCCGTCGGCATCGCGCTGGACAAGATCGGCCCCCGCCGCACCACGGCGTTGCTGTTCGGCCTTGGCACCGGCGGTGGCGCTGCGATTTTCGCGCTGGCCACGCAGCCGTGGCATATCACGGTGGCGATGACGCTGATCGGGGCGGGCTGTGCGCCTGTGCTGGTCTCTAGCTATTACATCTTTGCCCGCATCTATAGCCCGGCGGTTTTTGCAACGCTGGCGGGGGCGGTGATCGCGATTGGCAGCTTTGGTAATATCTCTAGCTCTTACCCTTTGGCCTGGGCGCTGGGCTTTCTCGGCTGGCGTGAAACCGTCTGGTGCCTTGCTGCGCTATCGGTGCTGACGGCAGCGCTGATCCAGTGGCGCGTGGTCGACCCGCCAAGGGTCGAGGGTAGCACCGGATCTTTGCGCGATGTGATGGCGATCCGCTCGCTATGGCCGATTTATGCGTTGCTGTTCGTATCTTACGCGCCGGTCGCCGCGATCAGCGGGCTGTGGGTCGGGCCATATACCCATGACATCTTTGGGCTGGATGCAGCGGGGATTGGGGCTTCGGCGCTGGTCATCGGCGTCTCGATTGCGGTGGGCAGCCTGCTTTATGGCCCGGCCGAGCGGTTGCTGCGCAGCCGTAAATTCGTCGCCATGGGCGGCAGCGCGATCATGGCGGTGGCGCTGCTGGTGCTATCGGCGACGGCCGGACAGTCGCTGGCGCTGTCCATCGTGCTTTTCGCCTGTGTCGGCTTTTTCGGTGCGAATTTCCCGGTGTTGATGGCGCATGGGCGCGGCTTTCTGCCGCCGCACCTGACGGGACGGGGGGTGACATTCATGAACCTGTTCAGCATCGGCGGCGTCGGCATTTTGCAATTCACCAGCGGCCGCGTCTTTGGCGCGATCCCGCCACAGCCCGCCACCGCGCCCTATGCCGGTATTTTCCTGATGTTCGGCCTGATTGTCGCAGTGGGTGTGGCAATTTATGCCTTCTCGCGCGAGGGTGCGCGCAATATCTGA
- a CDS encoding aspartate-semialdehyde dehydrogenase yields the protein MGYNVVVVGATGNVGHEMLNILAEREFPVDKIAAVASRRSLGTEVSFGDKTLKTQDLEQFDFKGWDIALFAIGSDATKEYAPKAAAAGCVVIDNSSLYRYDPDVPLIVPEVNADAVVGYSKKNIIANPNCSTAQLVVALKPLHDRAKIKRVVVATYQSVSGTGKEAIDELWNQTKGMYVPGQEVAPKVYPKQIAFNVIPHIDVFLDDGSTKEEWKMVAETKKILDKSIKLTATCVRVPVFVGHSEAVNIEFEDFIDEEEVRDILREAPGILVVDKREAGGYITPVECVGEYATFVSRIRQDSTIDNGVNLWIVSDNLRKGAALNAVQIAEVLGQRCLKKG from the coding sequence ATGGGCTATAACGTCGTCGTCGTCGGCGCCACGGGTAACGTGGGTCACGAAATGCTCAATATTCTCGCCGAGCGCGAGTTTCCGGTCGATAAGATTGCCGCCGTGGCAAGCCGCCGGTCGCTGGGAACAGAAGTGAGCTTTGGCGACAAAACCCTGAAGACCCAAGACCTTGAACAATTCGATTTCAAGGGCTGGGATATTGCGCTTTTCGCCATCGGCTCTGATGCGACCAAGGAATACGCCCCCAAGGCCGCGGCTGCGGGCTGTGTGGTCATCGATAACTCGTCGCTGTATCGCTATGATCCCGACGTGCCGCTGATCGTGCCCGAAGTGAACGCGGATGCTGTCGTCGGCTATTCGAAAAAGAACATTATCGCGAATCCCAACTGCTCGACCGCGCAGCTGGTCGTGGCGCTAAAGCCGCTGCATGACCGCGCCAAGATCAAGCGTGTCGTGGTTGCGACCTATCAATCCGTCTCGGGCACCGGCAAAGAGGCGATTGACGAGCTGTGGAACCAGACCAAGGGCATGTATGTCCCGGGTCAAGAGGTTGCGCCAAAGGTCTACCCCAAACAGATCGCCTTCAACGTGATCCCCCATATCGATGTTTTCCTGGACGATGGCTCGACCAAGGAAGAATGGAAGATGGTCGCCGAGACGAAGAAGATCCTTGATAAAAGCATCAAGCTGACCGCGACTTGCGTGCGCGTTCCGGTGTTCGTCGGCCATTCCGAAGCCGTGAATATCGAATTCGAAGATTTCATCGACGAAGAAGAAGTCCGTGACATCCTGCGCGAGGCCCCCGGTATTCTGGTCGTCGATAAGCGCGAAGCGGGCGGTTACATCACCCCCGTCGAATGCGTCGGCGAATATGCCACTTTCGTCTCGCGTATCCGTCAGGATTCGACGATTGATAACGGTGTGAACCTGTGGATCGTCTCGGATAACCTGCGCAAGGGCGCGGCGCTGAACGCGGTGCAAATCGCCGAGGTTCTGGGCCAACGTTGCCTGAAAAAAGGCTAA
- a CDS encoding DUF2267 domain-containing protein yields MPMPWTYRHASKEWRAILDDLKDRMDLVSDNSAYTAMDGVLQVFRRRLTAQQGLDFASVLPSVPRAVFVADWRLAQPPMPFEDRGALVQEVKKIRQHHNLTPDNAIEATAWSLRRYIDRNDFERVLSRLPEGSVAFWHVDVTDPAEIARRIF; encoded by the coding sequence ATGCCCATGCCATGGACCTATCGCCATGCGTCAAAGGAATGGCGCGCGATCCTTGATGATTTAAAGGATCGAATGGATTTGGTTTCCGACAACTCGGCCTATACAGCGATGGACGGTGTGCTGCAGGTGTTCCGCCGGCGGTTGACCGCGCAGCAAGGCCTTGATTTCGCGTCTGTTCTTCCCTCTGTTCCGCGTGCTGTATTCGTCGCAGATTGGCGTTTAGCGCAGCCGCCGATGCCCTTTGAAGATCGCGGGGCCCTGGTGCAAGAGGTCAAAAAAATACGCCAGCATCATAATCTGACGCCAGATAACGCAATCGAGGCGACGGCCTGGTCCTTGCGCCGCTATATTGATCGCAACGACTTTGAACGTGTATTGTCGCGTCTTCCCGAAGGCTCAGTCGCATTTTGGCACGTTGATGTGACTGACCCGGCCGAGATCGCGCGGCGGATTTTCTAG
- a CDS encoding carbonic anhydrase yields the protein MKIARPLPDYLVRRYQGWKATSYAENSAWYKRLAEGGQHPRAMVISCCDSRVHVTSIFGADQGEFFIHRNIANLVPPYKPDGEQHGTSAAIEYAVTALKVAHVIVLGHSSCGGVQGCHDMCSGAAPQLLEQSSFVGRWMDILRPEYENLPKGDLPTRLRAFEKASVVRSLFNLMTFPFVADAVESGMLTLHGLWNDIGEGSLEQYDADAAVFKPV from the coding sequence ATGAAAATCGCGAGGCCCCTGCCCGATTATCTTGTGCGCCGCTATCAGGGCTGGAAAGCCACCAGCTATGCCGAGAATAGCGCCTGGTATAAGCGCCTTGCCGAAGGCGGCCAGCACCCGCGCGCCATGGTGATTTCCTGCTGTGACAGCCGCGTGCATGTCACCTCGATCTTTGGGGCCGACCAGGGCGAATTCTTTATCCACCGCAATATCGCGAACCTCGTGCCACCCTATAAGCCGGACGGCGAGCAGCACGGCACATCGGCGGCGATCGAATATGCGGTCACCGCGCTGAAAGTTGCGCATGTCATCGTGCTGGGCCATTCCAGCTGCGGCGGCGTGCAGGGCTGTCACGACATGTGTTCGGGCGCCGCGCCGCAACTGCTAGAGCAATCCAGCTTTGTCGGCCGTTGGATGGATATCCTGCGCCCCGAATACGAGAACCTGCCCAAAGGCGATCTGCCGACGCGCCTGCGCGCGTTTGAAAAGGCCTCGGTCGTGCGGTCGCTGTTCAACCTGATGACCTTCCCCTTTGTCGCGGATGCGGTCGAGAGCGGTATGCTCACGCTGCACGGGCTGTGGAACGATATTGGCGAGGGTTCGCTAGAACAATACGATGCCGACGCGGCGGTGTTTAAGCCGGTCTAA
- a CDS encoding leucyl aminopeptidase family protein encodes MTYTFPTPTLAAPHEDATPLYLIAPEDLATFLAGLPPAQGAFAGATGFAAGAGEVLILPEVDGSIAGVLIGRGSAEARRRGRFVMAGAAARLPAGDYRLVPLLTHDEAEEFALGWLFESYRFDRYKAQNTPKARLVAPEGVDAGRLNAIAAGEYLTRDLVNTPAADMGPAQLANVAVALADLHGGTSGVTVGDALLDANFPMIHAVGRAAAADRAPRLIEMNFGTTGPRLTLVGKGVCFDTGGLDIKPAAGMGLMKKDMGGAATVLGLAHMILQLNLPLQLRVLVPAVENSIAGGAMRPGDVLTARNGLTVEVNNTDAEGRLVLADALALASEDAPDLLISMATLTGAARVALGPDVPPFYTDDDSIAATLAAASTAARDPIWRMPFHPAYEALIEPGIADLDNAPGGGMAGSITAALFLRRFAAAPYVHFDIYAWQQAAAPARPKGGVGQGARALLAALPQLLGEAQ; translated from the coding sequence ATGACCTATACTTTCCCCACGCCCACACTCGCTGCCCCGCACGAGGATGCGACGCCGCTTTATCTGATCGCGCCCGAGGATTTGGCCACGTTTCTGGCGGGCCTTCCGCCCGCGCAAGGCGCCTTTGCCGGTGCCACAGGTTTTGCTGCAGGCGCGGGTGAAGTGCTGATCTTGCCCGAGGTGGACGGCAGTATCGCAGGCGTGCTGATCGGGCGCGGCAGTGCCGAGGCGCGCAGGCGTGGCCGTTTCGTCATGGCGGGCGCTGCCGCGCGCCTGCCCGCTGGCGATTATCGCCTTGTGCCGCTGCTGACCCATGACGAGGCCGAGGAATTCGCGCTGGGCTGGCTGTTCGAAAGCTATCGTTTTGATCGTTACAAGGCGCAAAACACCCCCAAAGCGCGCCTTGTCGCGCCCGAGGGTGTCGACGCGGGCCGGCTGAACGCAATCGCAGCGGGTGAATATCTGACGCGTGATCTGGTGAATACGCCCGCCGCTGATATGGGCCCCGCGCAACTGGCGAATGTTGCCGTGGCGCTGGCTGATCTGCATGGCGGAACCTCTGGTGTGACGGTGGGCGACGCGCTGCTGGATGCGAATTTCCCGATGATCCACGCCGTCGGCCGCGCCGCTGCCGCTGATCGCGCGCCGCGCCTGATCGAGATGAATTTCGGCACCACCGGCCCGCGCCTGACGTTGGTGGGCAAGGGCGTCTGCTTTGATACCGGCGGTCTTGATATCAAACCCGCTGCCGGTATGGGATTGATGAAAAAGGATATGGGCGGTGCGGCGACGGTGCTGGGCCTTGCGCATATGATCTTGCAGCTGAACCTGCCGCTGCAATTGCGCGTGCTGGTGCCCGCCGTTGAAAACAGCATCGCGGGCGGCGCGATGCGCCCGGGCGATGTGCTGACCGCGCGCAATGGCCTGACGGTCGAGGTGAATAACACCGATGCCGAAGGCCGCCTTGTGCTTGCGGATGCGTTGGCTTTGGCCAGCGAGGATGCACCCGATCTGCTCATCTCGATGGCAACGCTGACGGGCGCGGCGCGTGTGGCGCTGGGGCCGGATGTGCCGCCGTTCTATACCGATGATGACAGCATTGCTGCGACCCTCGCCGCCGCCAGTACCGCCGCGCGCGATCCGATCTGGCGGATGCCCTTCCATCCCGCCTACGAGGCGTTGATCGAGCCCGGCATTGCCGATCTGGATAATGCGCCGGGGGGCGGTATGGCGGGCTCGATCACGGCGGCGCTGTTCCTGCGCCGTTTTGCGGCTGCGCCCTATGTGCATTTCGACATTTATGCGTGGCAACAGGCCGCTGCACCCGCA